cgcactggtgtcttctgcttcagtagagatccagacgtgtataattcttgAAGTTTTAAAGTAGTAAATTTCTTATTTGGTAAATATTACATgtcattaagatttttaaatatattaacagtttattattaaaaggcaaaataaagaataCAGATTAACATTTAGATGGGAGAGATGTGTAGGGTAATGTATGTGGGAAAGAACATGGGTGCTCCATGCTTTCTCCAAGTGTGCCACTCTCCCCAAATTCCTATATGCTCTCCAACCTTAAAGTTGCTCAAGATAATGCTGTTTGGGTCAAGATGTTGCAGAAAGAAtggatagataaaaataaaaggcttatAACAAGGCATAAGATTTAACAGATGCCCTGTACTTTCCTTTTACCCATCAGCTGTCACCAATGAAGCTGAGATATGACAAACATAAACGAGACATCTACTACAGATTTCATCCTCTTGGGCCTCTTCCCTGAGTTCCAATATGCCAGCCTCCTGGTCTATCTCATCCTTCTGGTCTACCTTATTACCCTTACAGGGAACTCCATCCTCATCTTTCTGATCTGGGTGGACTCCCACCTTCATACTCCCATGTACTTCTTGCTCAGCCAACTTTCcatcattgatttgttctacatTTCCAGCTCAGTTCCTAAGATGGTCATCAACCATTCTTTAGGGAAGCACAGCATCTCTCGCATTGGCTGTGGAGTCCAAATGTTCTTCTGTCTGACTCTGGGTGGCGCTGAGTGTCTCCTCCTAACCTTTATGTCCTATGACCGATTTGTGGCTGTCTGTAACCCCCTTCGCTACACAATCATCATAAATCCTAAAGTCTGCTTGCTAATGGCAGTGGCATCATGGACTGGGGCTTCTCTAAATTCACTCATTCAAACCATCTACACGATGCATTTTCCTGTCTGTGgtctgaagaaaataaatcacttcTTCTGTGAGATACCAGCCATCCTGAAACTATCCTGTGAGGACACTTCAGATTATGAGATTGTGTTGTTTATAGTAAGTATCATATTTATACTCACCCCCGTTAGCTTAATAATGACctcttatatttacattttcctcGCTGTTCTCAAAATAAACTCTCCTGAGGGAAGGAATAAATCTCTGTCCACATGCTCTTCTCACCTTATTGTAGTGAGTCTCTACCTTGGACCAGCAATAGTGGTGTACATGACACATGGCTCTTCCCACACCCCAGGGATGGATCAAGGTCTCTCCATGATCTATACTATCCTTACCCCCATGCTGAACCCTTTAATTTATAGCCTTAGAAACAAGGAGGTTGTGGGGGCTATAAAGAAAACCCTGGGAAAGTACCtaatatcaaaataatttaagaaatatcaCTGTCATACTTCATATCTAAAACCAGTTCCAGGATGAAAATCCAAGTTCCTGGTTTGAAGCTTTCTTCCGCTATGGAGAATGTCTAATTAGAGacatagattattttaaaagttggtaATTAAATTGCCAATCAACTTATTCTgtttgaaacaaaacaattgaGTTCAGTAAAGAGTTGCTTTAacagaaatatttgaataaaaggGCTTTGGTAACAAATAGATGGAAGTATACTTATGTTCTTAAGTTTTCCATAAAGGTGGACAAGCAATATTGTCATATTTTACCATCAAAGAGACAAAGGAGAGAATGAATGCTTCAAATTTTTGACTGACCATTAGCCTAATCAGAGAGCAGAACAGAGGAGAAACAAAGACATTCATTTTCACCATGAAGTACTGTTTTATCCAGGTtggtgtttcctttaaaaaattaaattaaaacacattattgaaataaaattgacaGGCAGtgcaatattattttcaggtgagCAGGTGAACAGCATAttgacaattctatatattactcaatgCTCACTGTGATAAGTATAGTCACCATAGTATATTATTAcgatattattgactgtattccctatgtttttctttttatttcaatgactt
This genomic interval from Neovison vison isolate M4711 chromosome 1, ASM_NN_V1, whole genome shotgun sequence contains the following:
- the LOC122914280 gene encoding olfactory receptor 2T27-like, producing MTNINETSTTDFILLGLFPEFQYASLLVYLILLVYLITLTGNSILIFLIWVDSHLHTPMYFLLSQLSIIDLFYISSSVPKMVINHSLGKHSISRIGCGVQMFFCLTLGGAECLLLTFMSYDRFVAVCNPLRYTIIINPKVCLLMAVASWTGASLNSLIQTIYTMHFPVCGLKKINHFFCEIPAILKLSCEDTSDYEIVLFIVSIIFILTPVSLIMTSYIYIFLAVLKINSPEGRNKSLSTCSSHLIVVSLYLGPAIVVYMTHGSSHTPGMDQGLSMIYTILTPMLNPLIYSLRNKEVVGAIKKTLGKYLISK